The Pseudostreptobacillus hongkongensis DNA segment TTATATTTATTTAATTCATTCATTCTTGAAAAATACTTTCTATAATTACCTCATTTCTAAACTAAAGATAATTACATAATAATCTAATAATATTAAATAAACAATTACACTTATATTTTTAATTTGAGACATTATCATATTTATTTAATATGGAATAATCTACAATGTATTAACTTTACAATGAGGGTTTAAAAATGTTAAAATATAACAAAAACTTAGGAGAGTATATGATAGGTATAATAGGTGCAATGTCTGAAGAAGTTGATATAATAAAAGATATTATGGTAGATGTTAGTGAAATAAAAATATCAGATAGAACTTTTTATAAAGGAAAATTTAATGATAAGGAAGTTGTTTTAGCTCTATCAGGTATAGGTATGGTTAATGCTACTATAACTACAACATTATTAATAAATGAATTTAAAATAGATAAAATATATTTTTCAGGAGTTGCTGGCTCTATAAATAAGGATGTAAATTTAGGTGATATAGTTATATCTGATTCATTGGTAGAATATTTATTTGATGCTACTGCTTTTGGATATAAGATAGGGGAAATTCCTAGAATGAATTCTTCGGAATTTAAGCCTAAAGATATACTGTTAGATGCCCAAAATAAACTTAAAAATGAAAAAATTAAATACGGAAAAATATTATCGGGCGATAAATTTGTGT contains these protein-coding regions:
- a CDS encoding 5'-methylthioadenosine/adenosylhomocysteine nucleosidase encodes the protein MIGIIGAMSEEVDIIKDIMVDVSEIKISDRTFYKGKFNDKEVVLALSGIGMVNATITTTLLINEFKIDKIYFSGVAGSINKDVNLGDIVISDSLVEYLFDATAFGYKIGEIPRMNSSEFKPKDILLDAQNKLKNEKIKYGKILSGDKFVSSKSEKEKLGKDFDALAVDMESAAIAHTAVVLGVDFLIIRSISDSITDDSTMEYSEFVNIAANNSKNILLKLI